Proteins from a single region of Natrinema salifodinae:
- a CDS encoding DUF2080 family transposase-associated protein, producing the protein MATEQWVETRNGERCGNSAHIRVPKRFRGKTFHAELVAEEEEWRETREAKACGNSAHILVPKRFRGKTFRVELVGDEQQNPASEGENDE; encoded by the coding sequence ATGGCGACGGAGCAGTGGGTGGAGACCCGAAACGGAGAACGATGCGGAAACAGCGCTCACATCCGGGTGCCGAAACGGTTCCGCGGCAAAACGTTCCATGCAGAACTGGTAGCAGAAGAAGAGGAGTGGCGTGAAACACGGGAAGCCAAAGCCTGCGGCAACAGCGCCCACATCTTAGTACCGAAGCGATTCCGTGGCAAAACGTTCCGCGTAGAGCTGGTCGGAGATGAGCAACAGAACCCTGCCTCAGAGGGTGAGAACGATGAATAA
- a CDS encoding SbcC/MukB-like Walker B domain-containing protein: MKISRLHIEKFARDEFPEFTKDDVSSDDLLIKGGNRSGKTLTFNALLYGLYGPQATFGVSPGRKSTVRFHFDDDDIVERGGGGRKYSHGDGTYEKGEADQKIEERIGPAELVTLQFLHSEKDELPLARLSGDDRLSVIRRVGDTDLQDEIEALREQREELEYEIERIQRTELQPRKEDLDDINIGQYERRLEKIEHLQSLIDSGRIETIKQRLLDNEEIREELNELTSRKRVVTQELRKKRRQLREAQRYTQQVNNIIVDAIQELTCAVCDQIVVEETAKQRLQNGRCPQCGRKRDLDELKSHLSSKVERADDDVEALETEIEELQEEKGQLEDEIESLQDSVPDLSDLNDLTQHTLEDNDYDIDAVAERTQVELDQHREHVEKLRERKDRLETEIVEVEATLADLDDELTATNDRIDELSQESFEEIIQSFRDAWSENYQAMAPELAVEIDIESDGTIILPGNEGAREYDELSTGEIWLLNLSFAYTLAEQATETEDAGHNWEILVLDEPFANIDEDIREETLEYIRDSDIQFIIMTSNEDLESHFNPQQVKSLDRIQVQYTFDDMEELIADD, translated from the coding sequence ATGAAAATCAGTAGACTCCACATCGAGAAGTTCGCACGAGACGAATTCCCCGAGTTCACTAAGGACGATGTGTCCAGTGATGACCTCCTCATTAAGGGAGGCAATCGATCCGGCAAGACCCTCACATTCAACGCGCTTCTATACGGCCTATACGGTCCACAAGCGACCTTTGGGGTTTCACCGGGGCGCAAAAGCACAGTCCGATTCCATTTCGACGATGATGACATCGTCGAACGCGGAGGTGGAGGTCGAAAATACTCGCATGGCGACGGGACCTACGAAAAGGGAGAAGCAGATCAGAAAATCGAAGAGAGAATTGGTCCAGCGGAACTCGTAACCCTTCAGTTCCTTCATTCGGAGAAGGACGAGTTACCGCTTGCACGGCTTTCGGGGGATGATCGGCTATCAGTGATTCGGCGTGTTGGGGATACCGATCTCCAAGACGAAATCGAGGCACTCCGCGAACAACGAGAAGAATTAGAGTATGAGATTGAACGAATTCAGCGGACAGAACTCCAACCACGGAAAGAAGACCTGGACGATATCAACATCGGACAGTATGAACGCCGACTGGAGAAAATCGAACATCTTCAATCGCTCATCGACTCTGGACGGATTGAAACCATCAAACAACGGCTTTTGGATAACGAGGAGATCCGTGAGGAACTGAACGAACTCACCAGTAGGAAACGGGTAGTCACCCAAGAACTTCGGAAAAAACGACGTCAACTACGAGAAGCACAGCGCTACACGCAACAGGTCAACAACATCATTGTCGACGCAATCCAGGAATTGACCTGTGCCGTTTGCGATCAGATCGTCGTCGAAGAAACGGCAAAACAACGCCTCCAAAATGGCCGCTGTCCGCAATGTGGTCGGAAGCGTGACTTGGACGAGTTGAAAAGCCACCTCAGCTCCAAAGTTGAACGCGCGGATGATGATGTCGAGGCGCTGGAAACGGAAATCGAAGAACTCCAAGAAGAGAAAGGCCAACTCGAGGACGAGATTGAGTCACTACAAGATTCCGTCCCGGATTTGTCTGACCTGAACGATCTCACGCAACATACGCTTGAGGATAACGACTACGACATCGATGCAGTAGCAGAACGAACACAAGTGGAACTGGATCAACACCGAGAGCATGTTGAGAAATTGCGAGAACGCAAAGACCGGCTTGAGACGGAAATTGTAGAGGTTGAGGCTACACTTGCTGATCTGGATGATGAACTCACCGCTACAAATGACCGTATAGACGAACTCTCTCAGGAGAGCTTTGAAGAGATTATACAATCGTTCCGAGACGCATGGTCGGAGAACTACCAAGCAATGGCTCCTGAGTTGGCTGTCGAAATTGACATAGAATCTGATGGAACAATTATTCTTCCAGGAAATGAAGGGGCCCGGGAGTATGATGAGCTAAGTACAGGAGAAATCTGGCTTCTGAACTTGTCGTTTGCATATACGCTAGCAGAACAAGCAACCGAAACCGAGGACGCCGGGCACAACTGGGAGATCCTCGTTCTTGACGAGCCCTTTGCAAACATCGATGAAGACATTCGAGAGGAGACACTCGAGTACATCCGCGATTCTGATATTCAGTTTATCATCATGACCTCAAACGAGGATCTGGAGTCTCACTTCAATCCGCAGCAGGTCAAATCCTTAGATCGGATTCAGGTTCAATACACGTTTGACGATATGGAGGAGTTGATTGCGGATGACTGA
- a CDS encoding glycosyltransferase, whose protein sequence is MPGDDREGHADAATDAGTADISFVIPAQNEADYLRGTLSSLAALDTDYAYEVLVVDGGSTDGTRAIAREYDATVVREGGESIAAARNLGADRATGEWLAFIDADTRVRANYLTELRGFVEAEQLAAASSYCRITGPRRAKLMEATINHIFSRLAFPILPGFNCFVHRRAFDEIGGFPDVANEDTAFSRRLARRYPTAYCPTVLVESSGRRIAEHGLTGTLWHYLRLDVDRLRANY, encoded by the coding sequence ATGCCTGGCGACGATCGAGAGGGCCACGCCGACGCCGCGACCGACGCTGGCACGGCCGATATCAGTTTCGTGATCCCGGCGCAAAACGAGGCCGACTACCTCCGCGGGACGCTGTCGAGCCTGGCCGCGCTGGACACGGACTACGCCTACGAGGTGCTGGTCGTCGACGGCGGTTCGACCGACGGGACGCGGGCGATCGCCCGCGAGTACGACGCGACGGTCGTCCGCGAGGGCGGCGAAAGCATCGCCGCGGCGCGGAACCTCGGGGCCGACCGTGCGACCGGCGAGTGGCTGGCGTTCATCGACGCGGATACGCGGGTGCGGGCGAACTATCTCACTGAACTGCGGGGGTTCGTCGAAGCCGAGCAGCTCGCGGCCGCGAGTTCTTACTGTCGGATCACCGGTCCCCGCCGGGCCAAACTAATGGAGGCGACGATCAATCACATCTTTTCGCGGCTCGCGTTCCCGATCCTACCCGGGTTCAACTGTTTCGTCCACCGGCGAGCGTTCGACGAGATCGGCGGCTTTCCCGACGTGGCCAACGAGGATACGGCCTTCAGCCGGCGGCTCGCCCGCCGCTATCCGACGGCCTACTGTCCGACCGTCCTGGTCGAGAGTTCGGGCCGGCGGATCGCCGAGCACGGGCTGACGGGGACGCTGTGGCACTACCTCCGATTGGACGTCGATCGACTCCGGGCGAACTACTGA
- a CDS encoding pyridoxamine 5'-phosphate oxidase family protein — protein sequence MAERLLESEPLMAHLGTVVEGRPHVAPVWYRYADGVVEIVTTGRKLANIRANPRVAVSVQKDEGGHTRWMVTLLGTATVVESEAETAAARRRINEKYGAEPDAYAENTLVRIDVGSASYRTYDDALE from the coding sequence ATGGCGGAGCGCCTGCTCGAAAGCGAGCCGCTGATGGCCCATCTCGGCACGGTCGTCGAGGGGCGACCCCACGTCGCACCGGTCTGGTACCGGTACGCGGACGGCGTCGTCGAGATCGTGACGACGGGCCGGAAACTGGCGAACATCAGGGCGAACCCACGGGTGGCGGTTTCGGTCCAGAAGGACGAGGGCGGGCACACCCGCTGGATGGTGACGCTGCTCGGAACGGCGACGGTCGTCGAGAGCGAGGCCGAGACCGCGGCGGCCCGTCGCCGGATCAACGAGAAGTACGGGGCGGAGCCGGACGCCTACGCCGAGAACACGCTCGTTCGGATCGACGTGGGATCGGCGAGCTACCGGACCTACGACGACGCGCTCGAGTAG
- a CDS encoding NAD(P)/FAD-dependent oxidoreductase, with product MSDPPAYEVAVVGGGPAGLTTALYTTRLGHRTVVFEKEGGRHAAVAHVHNLLGVSESVSGADLASHATDQLTHYGGDFYPDAVESVTRLDGTGEDEDGDGTTGPRFRLEAVHATVDAERVVFATGFRDRSPDVTDLERFTGRGLHYCLHCDAYSLGDGSVFVLGHGEHAARVAMTMLNFTADVDLLLDGREPEWSDETDRQLAAHPVDRIDETVVSAYADGAGEDRTASDGSPRLGGLAFADGTERDYLGGFAMYGSAYNADLAEGLGCELQDDGAIAVDERRETSVGGVYAVGDVTHGQNQTTIAIGDGAYAGIAIHKDLRPFPKPVDELDADGPGDADGSSERDSRVDADLDAEPELDVPGAAADLRARMRRVRDREPQPGLREPSPGWGRD from the coding sequence ATGTCCGATCCACCCGCGTACGAGGTCGCCGTGGTGGGCGGCGGTCCCGCCGGCCTGACGACCGCACTGTACACGACCAGGCTCGGTCACCGCACCGTCGTCTTCGAGAAGGAGGGCGGCCGCCACGCGGCGGTCGCGCACGTCCACAACCTATTGGGAGTCTCCGAGAGCGTCTCCGGGGCGGACCTGGCGAGCCACGCGACCGACCAACTCACGCATTACGGCGGGGACTTCTATCCCGACGCCGTTGAGTCGGTGACGCGTTTAGACGGCACCGGCGAGGACGAAGACGGCGACGGGACCACCGGGCCCCGATTTCGACTCGAGGCCGTCCACGCGACCGTCGACGCGGAGCGGGTGGTCTTCGCGACCGGCTTCCGGGATCGCAGTCCGGACGTGACCGACCTGGAGCGCTTTACGGGCCGCGGACTGCACTATTGTCTCCACTGCGACGCCTACTCGCTGGGCGACGGCTCGGTCTTCGTGCTTGGCCACGGCGAGCACGCCGCCCGCGTCGCGATGACGATGCTCAACTTCACCGCCGACGTCGACCTGCTGCTGGACGGTCGCGAACCCGAGTGGAGCGACGAGACCGATCGCCAGCTGGCGGCCCACCCGGTCGACCGGATCGACGAGACCGTCGTCTCGGCCTACGCCGACGGGGCGGGCGAGGATCGCACCGCTTCGGACGGGTCGCCCCGGTTGGGCGGCCTGGCCTTCGCCGACGGGACCGAACGGGACTACCTGGGCGGCTTCGCGATGTACGGCTCGGCGTACAACGCCGACCTCGCCGAGGGGCTCGGCTGTGAGCTACAGGACGACGGCGCGATCGCGGTCGACGAGCGCCGGGAAACCAGCGTCGGCGGCGTCTACGCCGTCGGCGACGTTACCCACGGGCAGAACCAGACGACGATCGCCATCGGCGACGGCGCCTACGCCGGGATCGCGATCCACAAGGACCTCCGGCCGTTCCCGAAGCCGGTCGACGAACTCGACGCGGACGGACCCGGCGATGCGGACGGATCGAGCGAGCGCGATTCGAGGGTCGACGCCGATCTCGATGCGGAACCCGAACTCGACGTACCGGGTGCGGCGGCGGACCTGCGAGCCCGGATGCGACGGGTCCGGGACCGCGAGCCCCAGCCCGGCCTGCGCGAGCCGTCGCCTGGCTGGGGTCGCGACTGA
- a CDS encoding MBL fold metallo-hydrolase — MRRLSDADIDLELPTAETDDADLENGSIFFVGTATVIIEYAGFTILTDPNFLHSGDHVHLGYGITSRRRTDPAIEIEELPPIDFVLLSHYHGDHFDRVAEAKLEKDLPIVTTPHAAAELAKKGFRETHPLETWETCRIRKGDARLSITATPGRHGPPIVAKGLPPVMGSVLEFRPGDAGPEEPPLLRLYISGDTLVYDALEEIPERYPEIDLALLHLGGTRILGVLLTMDAEQGVEAVDLIDPDTAIPIHYNDYEVFRSPLSNFKAAVEKAGLEDRVEYLEHGETFEFEPSDRRDREH; from the coding sequence ATGCGCCGACTCAGCGATGCCGATATCGACCTCGAGCTTCCGACGGCGGAGACGGACGACGCCGACCTCGAGAACGGGTCGATCTTCTTCGTCGGCACCGCCACGGTGATCATCGAGTACGCCGGTTTTACGATTCTTACCGATCCGAACTTCCTCCACAGCGGCGATCACGTCCACCTCGGCTACGGGATCACGTCCCGGCGGCGGACCGACCCCGCCATCGAAATCGAGGAGTTGCCGCCGATCGACTTCGTCCTGCTCTCACACTACCACGGCGATCACTTCGACCGCGTCGCCGAGGCGAAGTTAGAGAAGGACCTCCCGATCGTGACGACCCCGCACGCGGCCGCCGAACTCGCAAAGAAGGGCTTTCGCGAGACCCATCCGCTCGAGACCTGGGAGACCTGTCGGATCCGCAAGGGCGACGCTAGGCTGTCGATCACGGCGACGCCTGGCCGCCACGGCCCGCCGATCGTCGCGAAGGGGCTGCCGCCGGTGATGGGGAGCGTGCTCGAGTTCCGGCCTGGCGACGCCGGGCCCGAGGAGCCGCCGCTGCTCCGCCTCTATATCTCGGGCGATACGCTCGTCTACGACGCGCTCGAGGAGATTCCCGAGCGGTACCCGGAGATCGACCTCGCGCTCCTCCATCTGGGCGGCACGCGGATCCTCGGCGTGCTCCTGACGATGGACGCGGAGCAGGGGGTCGAAGCGGTCGATCTGATCGATCCGGATACCGCGATTCCGATCCACTACAACGACTACGAGGTGTTCCGGTCACCGCTCTCGAATTTCAAGGCGGCGGTCGAGAAGGCGGGGCTCGAGGACCGTGTGGAGTACCTCGAGCACGGCGAGACGTTCGAGTTCGAACCGTCGGACCGGCGCGATCGGGAGCACTGA
- a CDS encoding nucleoside triphosphate pyrophosphohydrolase has translation MTREYDKLVRDDIPAVIKRNGEVPVVRTASDDDEYESYLLEKLREEVDEYAASREHEELADILEVVRVIREFEGLSERELQELRDRKAESRGGFSDRIVLEHVES, from the coding sequence GTGACGCGAGAATACGACAAACTTGTCCGCGACGACATTCCAGCAGTCATCAAGCGAAACGGGGAGGTTCCCGTCGTTCGAACCGCGAGCGACGACGACGAATACGAGTCGTATCTCCTCGAGAAACTCCGGGAAGAGGTCGACGAGTACGCAGCGAGCCGAGAACACGAAGAGTTGGCCGACATTCTGGAAGTCGTCCGCGTGATTCGGGAGTTCGAGGGACTTTCCGAGCGAGAACTGCAGGAACTCCGGGATCGGAAAGCCGAATCGAGAGGCGGATTTTCGGATCGAATCGTCCTCGAGCACGTCGAGTCGTAG